A window from Thunnus albacares chromosome 19, fThuAlb1.1, whole genome shotgun sequence encodes these proteins:
- the rfx5 gene encoding DNA-binding protein Rfx5 isoform X2: MSEDQRHQRPEASRRGEGGLEAGEGDTEPSMLLQKLKSNISKSVQTKVDQILQDVQRFSDNDKLYLYLQLPSGPSSGDKSGDSSSFNTADQLHTCNWIRSHLEEHSDTCLPKQDVYETYKRYCENLQHRPLSAANFGKIIRDIFPNIKARRLGGRGQSKYCYSGIRRKTVLNMPLLPNLDLKNDPAELTELVQTYKQEVTEAACELICDWAQKILKRSFDTVVEIARYLIQEHIVNPRCSQAELVSSAALAGGPAKPHKVIKKTPVISKAESDGAADQKREAGDSSCSSALKPPSGDKSASSAKPSSLDAPPPPSSSSSSSLRPAVEAFMKQLPRILPRSSIPDKTLSVRSSPPSLAPKDASGVGGASGPGGPAAAAAASGGGVKVIAMATLPQQQGGPVPVMILPQGCLSYEREKVAPPPPPQPAPPQQQHAPAAPTSVVQKARGNASKRPLEVVTSGGLGMPSSSATNAPPVKRKRGRPRKPRPEDALPAPPAALPSQPPPPAPPSHPPIITSLTGGVIQKASSSSSASAAQPMLELVIQEQPGLVLSQLPAVSESGHRLVEHRGVVVQCQPGGAPEPDRHGRPLLLFQNPSWELAAAAGRTPMVEVIQKAPRPSNNNSSSSAPPPAAHLHPPLPLPTLHEERGEVEITLTPVELHVSPQPSSSASSSSAAPAVTAVKSEDEEEAADSSTSSKREGH; this comes from the exons ATGTCGGAGGACCAGCGGCACCAGCGGCCCGAAGCCTCCCGGCGGGGGGAGGGTGGGCTGGAGGCGGGGGAGGGCGACACCGAGCCCAGCATGCTGCTGCAGAAACTCAAGAGCAACATCTC TAAGAGTGTTCAGACCAAAGTGGATCAGATCCTG CAAGACGTTCAGCGTTTCTCCGACAACGACAAGCTGTACCTGTACCTCCAGCTGCCCTCAGGACCCAGCTCCGGAGACAAGAG TGGAGACTCTAGTTCATTCAACACAGCCGACCAGCTTCACACCTGTAACTGGATCCGCAGTCACCTGGAGGAGCATTCAGACACCTGCCTGCCCAAACAGGACGTCTACGAGACATACAA ACGTTACTGTGAGAACCTGCAGCATCGTCCGCTGAGCGCCGCCAACTTTGGGAAGATCATCAGAGACATTTTCCCGAACATCAAGGCGCGGCGGCTCGGCGGCAGAGGACAGTCCAA GTACTGTTACAGCGGCATCAGGAGGAAGACGGTGCTCAACATGCCTCTGCTGCCCAACCTGGACCTGAAGAACGACccg gCTGAGCTGACTGAGCTGGTCCAGACgtacaaacaggaagtgacagagGCGGCATGCGAGCTGATCTGTGATTGGGCACAGAAGATCCTGAAGCGTTCGTTCGACACGGTGGTGGAGATCGCTCGCTACCTGATCCAGGAGCACATCGTCAATCCTCGCTGCAGCCAGGCCGAGCTGGTCAGCTCCGCAGCGCTCGCAG GAGGTCCAGCCAAACCCCACAAGGTCATCAAGAAAACTCCGGTCATATCTAAAGCAGAGAGCGACGGCGCCGCTGATCAGAAG AGGGAAGCTGGAGACTCGTCCTGCTCGTCTGCGTTGAAGCCGCCGTCTGGAGACAAATCAGCATCATCTGCCAAACCTTCCTCTCTGGATGCTccgcctcctccctcctcttcctcctcctcttctctgcgTCCTGCG GTGGAGGCCTTCATGAAGCAGTTACCCAGAATCCTCCCTCGCAGCTCCATCCCTGATAAGACGCTCTCGGTCCGATCCTCTCCGCCCTCGCTGGCGCCCAAAGATGCCTCAGGTGTCGGGGGGGCGTCGGGACCGGGAGGCccagccgccgccgccgccgccagcGGTGGTGGGGTGAAGGTCATCGCCATGGCAACGCTGCCCCAGCAGCAGGGCGGGCCAGTCCCGGTGATGATCCTGCCTCAGGGCTGTCTGTCGTACGAGAGGGAGAAGGTCGCTCCGCCCCCGCCGCCACAGCCCGctcctccacagcagcagcacgcCCCCGCGGCGCCCACATCTGTGGTCCAGAAAGCTCGAGGGAACGCCAGCAAGCGCCCGCTGGAGGTGGTGACGTCAGGCGGACTGGGCATGCCCAGTAGCTCTGCCACCAACGCTCCTCCGGTAAAACGGAAACGTGGCCGACCGAGAAAACCTCGACCAGAAGACGCCCtgcctgctcctcctgctgctcttccttcccagcctccacctcctgctccTCCCTCCCATCCCCCCATCATCACCTCCCTGACCGGCGGCGTCATCCAGAAagcctcttcctcctcgtctGCGTCGGCGGCACAGCCCATGCTGGAGCTGGTCATCCAGGAGCAGCCGGGGCTGGTTCTGAGTCAGCTGCCGGCGGTGTCGGAATCGGGTCACCGGCTGGTGGAGCACCGCGGGGTGGTGGTGCAGTGCCAGCCCGGCGGGGCGCCTGAGCCGGACCGCCACGGCCGGCCGCTGCTGCTGTTCCAGAACCCCAGCTGGGAGCTGGCGGCGGCGGCAGGGCGGACGCCGATGGTCGAGGTCATCCAGAAAGCTCCGAGACCGAGcaataacaacagcagcagcagcgctcctccacctgcagctcaccttcatcctcctctccctctgcccaCGCTACACGAGGAGCGGGGGGAGGTGGAGATAACGCTGACGCCGGTGGAGCTGCACGTCAGCCCGCAGCCTTCCTCCTccgcctcttcttcttctgcagctcCTGCCGTCACAGCGGTGAaaagtgaggatgaggaggaggcgGCTGACAGCAGCACCTCCTCAAAGAGAGAGGGACACTAG
- the rfx5 gene encoding DNA-binding protein Rfx5 isoform X1, with the protein MSEDQRHQRPEASRRGEGGLEAGEGDTEPSMLLQKLKSNISKSVQTKVDQILQDVQRFSDNDKLYLYLQLPSGPSSGDKSSGDSSSFNTADQLHTCNWIRSHLEEHSDTCLPKQDVYETYKRYCENLQHRPLSAANFGKIIRDIFPNIKARRLGGRGQSKYCYSGIRRKTVLNMPLLPNLDLKNDPAELTELVQTYKQEVTEAACELICDWAQKILKRSFDTVVEIARYLIQEHIVNPRCSQAELVSSAALAGGPAKPHKVIKKTPVISKAESDGAADQKREAGDSSCSSALKPPSGDKSASSAKPSSLDAPPPPSSSSSSSLRPAVEAFMKQLPRILPRSSIPDKTLSVRSSPPSLAPKDASGVGGASGPGGPAAAAAASGGGVKVIAMATLPQQQGGPVPVMILPQGCLSYEREKVAPPPPPQPAPPQQQHAPAAPTSVVQKARGNASKRPLEVVTSGGLGMPSSSATNAPPVKRKRGRPRKPRPEDALPAPPAALPSQPPPPAPPSHPPIITSLTGGVIQKASSSSSASAAQPMLELVIQEQPGLVLSQLPAVSESGHRLVEHRGVVVQCQPGGAPEPDRHGRPLLLFQNPSWELAAAAGRTPMVEVIQKAPRPSNNNSSSSAPPPAAHLHPPLPLPTLHEERGEVEITLTPVELHVSPQPSSSASSSSAAPAVTAVKSEDEEEAADSSTSSKREGH; encoded by the exons ATGTCGGAGGACCAGCGGCACCAGCGGCCCGAAGCCTCCCGGCGGGGGGAGGGTGGGCTGGAGGCGGGGGAGGGCGACACCGAGCCCAGCATGCTGCTGCAGAAACTCAAGAGCAACATCTC TAAGAGTGTTCAGACCAAAGTGGATCAGATCCTG CAAGACGTTCAGCGTTTCTCCGACAACGACAAGCTGTACCTGTACCTCCAGCTGCCCTCAGGACCCAGCTCCGGAGACAAGAG caGTGGAGACTCTAGTTCATTCAACACAGCCGACCAGCTTCACACCTGTAACTGGATCCGCAGTCACCTGGAGGAGCATTCAGACACCTGCCTGCCCAAACAGGACGTCTACGAGACATACAA ACGTTACTGTGAGAACCTGCAGCATCGTCCGCTGAGCGCCGCCAACTTTGGGAAGATCATCAGAGACATTTTCCCGAACATCAAGGCGCGGCGGCTCGGCGGCAGAGGACAGTCCAA GTACTGTTACAGCGGCATCAGGAGGAAGACGGTGCTCAACATGCCTCTGCTGCCCAACCTGGACCTGAAGAACGACccg gCTGAGCTGACTGAGCTGGTCCAGACgtacaaacaggaagtgacagagGCGGCATGCGAGCTGATCTGTGATTGGGCACAGAAGATCCTGAAGCGTTCGTTCGACACGGTGGTGGAGATCGCTCGCTACCTGATCCAGGAGCACATCGTCAATCCTCGCTGCAGCCAGGCCGAGCTGGTCAGCTCCGCAGCGCTCGCAG GAGGTCCAGCCAAACCCCACAAGGTCATCAAGAAAACTCCGGTCATATCTAAAGCAGAGAGCGACGGCGCCGCTGATCAGAAG AGGGAAGCTGGAGACTCGTCCTGCTCGTCTGCGTTGAAGCCGCCGTCTGGAGACAAATCAGCATCATCTGCCAAACCTTCCTCTCTGGATGCTccgcctcctccctcctcttcctcctcctcttctctgcgTCCTGCG GTGGAGGCCTTCATGAAGCAGTTACCCAGAATCCTCCCTCGCAGCTCCATCCCTGATAAGACGCTCTCGGTCCGATCCTCTCCGCCCTCGCTGGCGCCCAAAGATGCCTCAGGTGTCGGGGGGGCGTCGGGACCGGGAGGCccagccgccgccgccgccgccagcGGTGGTGGGGTGAAGGTCATCGCCATGGCAACGCTGCCCCAGCAGCAGGGCGGGCCAGTCCCGGTGATGATCCTGCCTCAGGGCTGTCTGTCGTACGAGAGGGAGAAGGTCGCTCCGCCCCCGCCGCCACAGCCCGctcctccacagcagcagcacgcCCCCGCGGCGCCCACATCTGTGGTCCAGAAAGCTCGAGGGAACGCCAGCAAGCGCCCGCTGGAGGTGGTGACGTCAGGCGGACTGGGCATGCCCAGTAGCTCTGCCACCAACGCTCCTCCGGTAAAACGGAAACGTGGCCGACCGAGAAAACCTCGACCAGAAGACGCCCtgcctgctcctcctgctgctcttccttcccagcctccacctcctgctccTCCCTCCCATCCCCCCATCATCACCTCCCTGACCGGCGGCGTCATCCAGAAagcctcttcctcctcgtctGCGTCGGCGGCACAGCCCATGCTGGAGCTGGTCATCCAGGAGCAGCCGGGGCTGGTTCTGAGTCAGCTGCCGGCGGTGTCGGAATCGGGTCACCGGCTGGTGGAGCACCGCGGGGTGGTGGTGCAGTGCCAGCCCGGCGGGGCGCCTGAGCCGGACCGCCACGGCCGGCCGCTGCTGCTGTTCCAGAACCCCAGCTGGGAGCTGGCGGCGGCGGCAGGGCGGACGCCGATGGTCGAGGTCATCCAGAAAGCTCCGAGACCGAGcaataacaacagcagcagcagcgctcctccacctgcagctcaccttcatcctcctctccctctgcccaCGCTACACGAGGAGCGGGGGGAGGTGGAGATAACGCTGACGCCGGTGGAGCTGCACGTCAGCCCGCAGCCTTCCTCCTccgcctcttcttcttctgcagctcCTGCCGTCACAGCGGTGAaaagtgaggatgaggaggaggcgGCTGACAGCAGCACCTCCTCAAAGAGAGAGGGACACTAG